A genomic segment from bacterium encodes:
- a CDS encoding response regulator, translating to MTDKDESVRTVLVVDDEESIRFLYREELEDEGYRVITASDGEEALHKLRKEKPDLITLDIRMPGLDGIEVLQLIREMDKEIPVIMSTAYGEYRHNFNVWASDAYITKAANLDELKETIRRLLGEQE from the coding sequence ATGACGGACAAGGACGAAAGCGTGAGGACGGTCCTCGTTGTGGACGATGAGGAAAGCATTCGCTTCCTTTACAGGGAAGAACTCGAAGACGAAGGGTACCGCGTGATCACGGCCTCGGATGGTGAAGAGGCGCTGCACAAGTTAAGGAAAGAAAAACCGGATCTCATCACCCTTGATATCCGCATGCCCGGTCTGGACGGCATCGAGGTCCTGCAACTGATCCGTGAGATGGATAAGGAGATCCCGGTCATCATGTCCACCGCCTACGGTGAGTATCGGCATAATTTCAACGTGTGGGCTTCCGACGCCTACATCACCAAGGCCGCCAACCTGGATGAGCTCAAGGAGACCATCCGCCGGCTGCTTGGCGAGCAGGAATGA